One genomic segment of Gossypium arboreum isolate Shixiya-1 chromosome 3, ASM2569848v2, whole genome shotgun sequence includes these proteins:
- the LOC108462866 gene encoding uncharacterized protein LOC108462866, giving the protein MSIKTNHFHPLFLFLTICFLIATVAYPIDALESRKLDESTVPGDQGIKCTPSCVQSPPPPSPPPPCPPPPSPPALPPPPPKKSPSQYCPPPPSPPSFIYITGPPGNLYPIDQNFGAASRKFEMGLLALVSGLLVLLAF; this is encoded by the coding sequence ATGTCAATCAAAACCAACCATTTCCATCCTCTATTTCTATTTCTGACCATATGCTTCCTAATCGCCACTGTTGCATACCCCATCGACGCTTTGGAATCAAGGAAGCTTGACGAGAGCACGGTACCAGGTGATCAAGGCATCAAGTGTACCCCATCATGCGTACAAAGTCCTCCACCACCGTCGCCGCCTCCACCATGCCCTCCACCACCATCACCGCCTGCTCTTCCGCCGCCACCACCAAAAAAGTCGCCATCCCAATACTGTCCACCACCACCTAGTCCGCCTTCCTTTATCTACATAACTGGTCCACCGGGGAACCTGTACCCTATTGACCAAAATTTCGGTGCTGCAAGCCGCAAATTTGAGATGGGGTTACTGGCTTTGGTCTCTGGATTATTGGTCCTTCTTGCTTTCTGA
- the LOC108464270 gene encoding uncharacterized protein LOC108464270, with amino-acid sequence MANTLLHKPLITFFFFFFFSLFIQTKQDNPCPYPCYPPPTGSGGGGEGGGGGGGGTVTQTPPASYSPPSQTGSVYPPPTGNLPYYYPPPPYGGGNSLYGQPPPDPILPYFPYYYRKPPHQTDDQSAAATVGPGRSILITTATTNLVVFIILVISSLGNF; translated from the coding sequence ATGGCCAACACACTACTTCACAAACCTCTCATtaccttcttcttctttttcttcttcagcTTATTTATTCAAACCAAGCAAGATAACCCATGTCCGTATCCATGTTACCCACCACCAACAGGCAGCGGCGGCGGAGGCGAAGGTGGAGGCGGCGGCGGCGGCGGCACAGTGACACAAACACCTCCAGCTAGTTACTCACCACCCTCCCAAACAGGATCAGTATACCCTCCACCTACAGGGAACTTACCATATTACTATCCACCACCACCTTATGGTGGAGGTAATTCTTTATATGGTCAGCCCCCTCCTGACCCTATCTTGCCTTATTTCCCATACTACTATAGAAAACCTCCACACCAAACAGATGATCAGTCAGCAGCAGCAACAGTTGGTCCTGGAAGGTCAATACTCATCACCACTGCCACCACAAATCTTGTTGTATTTATTATTCTAGTTATTTCTAGTTTAGGGAATTTCTAG
- the LOC108464269 gene encoding protein WVD2-like 7 isoform X1 — MAGEFQEPFNISFLTESLHSGSISFGRFENEPLAWERRSSFSHNRYLEEVEKFSKPGSVIEKKAYFEAHFRKKALLLQGSSEGQTGGEDQTCENDAVENEGYREYQLVENHAAENKHSEEGSDSLSKDSHCDHFGENGLDNADYREDFCCGNGNEGNQSGDANEGSLCAHFDNGLEDSKYHTEGALIGCGLEYPGGLYTYETHVLVPRDVKPEESPESEIGCDTPLFSNDKPDKKVEENHDDNAVSIDESFKSKNPSPCSGTTGEVDPPKLEIRQNHSPKLKPAIVKATKPRLKSPSPDHSRKNISSDPSKVAARILERKEKEINRRTKAENLPLRTATPTRRLMHRSPNKEDSERDNAKLNTEHRSEKGAMAKRVIEARPSLSKKIEPVAHQTPNRLKQTISSTKADVKLSAGAFQFKSDERAFSMKVEEKMHSKEVEMNQIQARKQEKTEAEIKQLRKSLNFKAKPMPSFYHVATAPRSNGNKAASSTIKPAKVLPKAASPGVGATVRSPPLSKQANKEVFSTGGPVGELNFCRVESSSQSGIISSTPPTGSTGFSASLTQNIVLLKKWRGKEGSNLPKHGTSEKDKVIKDRKNGGMPKVGAERMRKNNMKSAGLVANASGSSIGRLTVVAS, encoded by the exons ATGGCGGGAGAGTTTCAAGAGCCTTTCAACATTAGTTTTCTG ACAGAATCTTTGCATTCTGGTTCTATATCATTTGGCAGATTTGAAAATGAACCCTTAGCTTGGGAAAGGAGATCCTCTTTCTCACACAATAGATATCTTGAAGAGGTTGAGAAATTCTCGAAACCAGGTTCAGTTATAGAGAAGAAAGCTTACTTTGAAGCTCACTTCAGGAAGAAGGCACTTCTTCTCCAAGGTTCATCTGAGGGCCAAACTGGAGGTGAAGATCAAACCTGTGAGAATGATGCCGTGGAGAATGAGGGTTACAGAGAATACCAATTGGTTGAAAATCATGCTGCTGAGAACAAGCATTCTGAAGAAGGATCTGATAGTTTAAGTAAAGATAGCCATTGCGATCATTTTGGTGAGAATGGCTTGGATAATGCAGATTATAGGGAAGATTTTTGTTGTGGAAATGGAAATGAAGGGAACCAGTCTGGTGATGCAAATGAAGGTAGCCTTTGTGCTCACTTTGACAATGGTCTTGAAGATTCAAAATATCATACTGAGGGTGCATTGATTGGATGTGGACTAGAATATCCTGGAGGTTTATATACTTATGAAACTCATGTTTTAGTCCCTAGAGATGTTAAACCTGAGGAGTCTCCTGAAAGTGAAATTGGATGCGATACACCACTTTTTAGCAACGATAAGCCAGATAAAAAAGTAGAGGAAAACCATGATGACAATGCAGTTAGTATTGATGAATCATTTAAGTCCAAGAATCCATCTCCCTGTAGTGGAACCACTGGAGAAGTTGATCCTCCTAAGTTAGAGATTCGGCAAAATCATTCTCCTAAG TTGAAGCCTGCTATTGTAAAAGCAACTAAACCGAGGTTGAAGTCTCCAAGTCCTGATCATTCCCGGAAAAATATTTCTTCTGATCCTTCAAAAGTAGCTGCAAGGATTctagaaagaaaggaaaaagagaTCAATAGGAGAACAAAAGCAGAAAATTTACCATTGCGAACTGCCACTCCAACTAGACGTCTAATGCACAGATCTCCAAACAAAGAG GATTCTGAAAGAGATAATGCAAAATTAAACACTGAGCATAGAAG CGAAAAAGGAGCAATGGCGAAGAGAGTAATTGAAGCTCGTCCTTCTTTATCTAAGAAGATTGAACCTGTTGCTCACCAGACACCAAATAG GCTTAAGCAGACTATCAGTTCAACTAAGGCAGATGTAAAGTTAAGTGCTGGAGCATTTCAATTCAAAAGTGATGAACGAGCT TTCTCCATGAAAGTAGAAGAGAAAATGCATTCCAAAGAGGTTGAGATGAATCAGATTCAAGCAAGAAAGCAA GAGAAGACAGAGGCAGAAATTAAACAATTGCGGAAAAGCCTTAATTTCAAAGCAAAACCCATGCCTTCTTTCTATCATGTTGCTACAGCACCAAGGTCCAATGGAAACAAG GCTGCATCATCTACCATAAAACCAGCTAAAGTACTACCAAAAGCAGCAAGTCCAGGAGTAGGAGCTACCGTAAGATCACCACCACTCTCCAAGCAAGCAAATAAAGAGGTCTTTTCTACTGGTGGGCCTGTAGGTGAGTTGAATTTTTGTAGAGTTGAGTCATCATCTCAGTCTGGCATCATATCCTCCACTCCACCAACTGGTAGTACCGGCTTCTCTGCATCTCTAACACAAAACATCGTCCTTTTGAAGAAATGGAGAGGGAAAGAGGGCAGTAATTTGCCAAAACATGGAACATCAGAGAAGGATAAGGTCATAAAAGATCGTAAGAATGGTGGGATGCCAAAAGTGGGAGCTGAGAGAATGAGGAAGAATAACATGAAAAGTGCTGGACTTGTTGCTAATGCCAGTGGTTCTAGTATAGGTCGTTTGACAGTAGTGGCTTCCTGA
- the LOC108464269 gene encoding protein WVD2-like 7 isoform X2: protein MAGEFQEPFNISFLTESLHSGSISFGRFENEPLAWERRSSFSHNRYLEEVEKFSKPGSVIEKKAYFEAHFRKKALLLQGSSEGQTGGEDQTCENDAVENEGYREYQLVENHAAENKHSEEGSDSLSKDSHCDHFGENGLDNADYREDFCCGNGNEGNQSGDANEGSLCAHFDNGLEDSKYHTEGALIGCGLEYPGGLYTYETHVLVPRDVKPEESPESEIGCDTPLFSNDKPDKKVEENHDDNAVSIDESFKSKNPSPCSGTTGEVDPPKLEIRQNHSPKLKPAIVKATKPRLKSPSPDHSRKNISSDPSKVAARILERKEKEINRRTKAENLPLRTATPTRRLMHRSPNKEDSERDNAKLNTEHRSEKGAMAKRVIEARPSLSKKIEPVAHQTPNRLKQTISSTKADVKLSAGAFQFKSDERAFSMKVEEKMHSKEVEMNQIQARKQEKTEAEIKQLRKSLNFKAKPMPSFYHVATAPRSNGNKAASSTIKPAKVLPKAASPGVGATVRSPPLSKQANKEVFSTGGPVEMERERGQ from the exons ATGGCGGGAGAGTTTCAAGAGCCTTTCAACATTAGTTTTCTG ACAGAATCTTTGCATTCTGGTTCTATATCATTTGGCAGATTTGAAAATGAACCCTTAGCTTGGGAAAGGAGATCCTCTTTCTCACACAATAGATATCTTGAAGAGGTTGAGAAATTCTCGAAACCAGGTTCAGTTATAGAGAAGAAAGCTTACTTTGAAGCTCACTTCAGGAAGAAGGCACTTCTTCTCCAAGGTTCATCTGAGGGCCAAACTGGAGGTGAAGATCAAACCTGTGAGAATGATGCCGTGGAGAATGAGGGTTACAGAGAATACCAATTGGTTGAAAATCATGCTGCTGAGAACAAGCATTCTGAAGAAGGATCTGATAGTTTAAGTAAAGATAGCCATTGCGATCATTTTGGTGAGAATGGCTTGGATAATGCAGATTATAGGGAAGATTTTTGTTGTGGAAATGGAAATGAAGGGAACCAGTCTGGTGATGCAAATGAAGGTAGCCTTTGTGCTCACTTTGACAATGGTCTTGAAGATTCAAAATATCATACTGAGGGTGCATTGATTGGATGTGGACTAGAATATCCTGGAGGTTTATATACTTATGAAACTCATGTTTTAGTCCCTAGAGATGTTAAACCTGAGGAGTCTCCTGAAAGTGAAATTGGATGCGATACACCACTTTTTAGCAACGATAAGCCAGATAAAAAAGTAGAGGAAAACCATGATGACAATGCAGTTAGTATTGATGAATCATTTAAGTCCAAGAATCCATCTCCCTGTAGTGGAACCACTGGAGAAGTTGATCCTCCTAAGTTAGAGATTCGGCAAAATCATTCTCCTAAG TTGAAGCCTGCTATTGTAAAAGCAACTAAACCGAGGTTGAAGTCTCCAAGTCCTGATCATTCCCGGAAAAATATTTCTTCTGATCCTTCAAAAGTAGCTGCAAGGATTctagaaagaaaggaaaaagagaTCAATAGGAGAACAAAAGCAGAAAATTTACCATTGCGAACTGCCACTCCAACTAGACGTCTAATGCACAGATCTCCAAACAAAGAG GATTCTGAAAGAGATAATGCAAAATTAAACACTGAGCATAGAAG CGAAAAAGGAGCAATGGCGAAGAGAGTAATTGAAGCTCGTCCTTCTTTATCTAAGAAGATTGAACCTGTTGCTCACCAGACACCAAATAG GCTTAAGCAGACTATCAGTTCAACTAAGGCAGATGTAAAGTTAAGTGCTGGAGCATTTCAATTCAAAAGTGATGAACGAGCT TTCTCCATGAAAGTAGAAGAGAAAATGCATTCCAAAGAGGTTGAGATGAATCAGATTCAAGCAAGAAAGCAA GAGAAGACAGAGGCAGAAATTAAACAATTGCGGAAAAGCCTTAATTTCAAAGCAAAACCCATGCCTTCTTTCTATCATGTTGCTACAGCACCAAGGTCCAATGGAAACAAG GCTGCATCATCTACCATAAAACCAGCTAAAGTACTACCAAAAGCAGCAAGTCCAGGAGTAGGAGCTACCGTAAGATCACCACCACTCTCCAAGCAAGCAAATAAAGAGGTCTTTTCTACTGGTGGGCCTGTAG AAATGGAGAGGGAAAGAGGGCAGTAA